One genomic segment of Nerophis lumbriciformis linkage group LG20, RoL_Nlum_v2.1, whole genome shotgun sequence includes these proteins:
- the lg20h9orf85 gene encoding uncharacterized protein C9orf85 homolog yields MSSQKGNVSRSRRQRHQNITAYRNDRHGASTQVKKANSKIHDGLCQHCKGVLEWKVKYNKYKSLTQPRKCIKCCQKTVKDAYHIICKPCSLQLDMCCKCGKKEDIVIPVNSHLDQEEKEQEDLKDGGTTCRKKDVGTLDSDEDYDEDDEEDFGDLEDDDDCDSNATPKGTHNKCVPLPDMSRVNVTE; encoded by the exons ATGAGTTCACAAAAAGGTAACGTTTCTCGATCGCGACGACAAAGGCATCAAAACATCACTGCCTACAGGAATGACCGACACGGAGCGTCTACACAAGTAAAG AAGGCAAACTCCAAGATCCACGATGGACTCTGTCAACACTGCAAGGGTGTTCTCGAGTGGAAAGTGAAGTACAACAAATACAAGTCTCTAACACAACCCCGGAAATG TATCAAATGTTGTCAGAAGACGGTGAAGGATGCGTATCACATCATTTGTAAGCCATGTTCCCTTCAGCTTGACATGTGCTGCAAATGTGGAAAGAAAGAGGACATTGTCATCCC AGTTAACTCGCATTTGGACCAAGAAGAAAAGGAACAGGAAGACCTCAAAGACGGAGGCACAACGTGCAGAAAGAAGGACGTGGGTACCTTGGACAGTGATGAGGATTATGACGAGGATGATGAGGAGGACTTTGGTGATCTTGAGGATGATGACGACTGTGACAGTAATGCAACACCAAAGGGGACACACAACAAGTGCGTTCCACTTCCCGATATGTCCAGAGTGAATGTTACAGAGTAA